Proteins from a single region of Sebastes umbrosus isolate fSebUmb1 chromosome 8, fSebUmb1.pri, whole genome shotgun sequence:
- the LOC119493274 gene encoding uncharacterized protein LOC119493274: MILSVNITLIPLAFDFDSPGDYFIFIFHILAGASTVIVAGSVACGIIGTRALLRQNRFIFMLNTSICDTMTGCGIFYQFLFDVHVGFPSKNGTYYILPSLLGVNIMTFLFAQFDRYFAVCHPFFYGRVITTRVIICINVYSWVHVYGQLLIKHMVPLSKAIEIAIYSRISLLLIIITKIGMTIKLLFVARHQLLREPPGPERDSKKESLFIIVMVVFFFVVLWSPAVLYLIVAWLTGKFIVIKNDAVNPMTILSRSNALCTPSLYLCASHSLRMAVWKTVWSKICCCKQPKRLVGPITN; this comes from the coding sequence ATGATCCTCTCGGTCAACATAACGCTCATTCCTCTGGCTTTTGACTTTGACAGTCCAGGGGactatttcatttttatatttcacatCTTGGCCGGGGCTAGCACCGTGATAGTGGCCGGTTCCGTGGCATGTGGTATTATTGGGACCCGTGCACTTTTAAGACAAAATCGGTTTATATTTATGCTGAACACAAGTATTTGTGATACAATGACCGGCTGTGGTATTTTCTACCAATTTCTCTTTGATGTGCATGTGGGCTTTCCTTCTAAAAATGGGACTTATTACATTTTGCCATCGCTTCTTGGAGTTAATATCATGACGTTTCTATTTGCCCAGTTTGACCGATATTTTGCCGTGTGTCATCCATTCTTTTATGGTCGCGTCATCACCACAAGAGTGATTATATGTATCAACGTGTATAGCTGGGTGCATGTTTACGGTCAGCTGCTTATAAAGCACATGGTGCCTCTTTCTAAAGCCATAGAGATCGCAATATACAGCAGAATCAGTCTGCTGCTGATTATTATCACGAAAATAGGCATGACCATCAAGTTGCTCTTCGTGGCGAGACACCAGCTGCTGCGAGAGCCGCCGGGCCCGGAGAGAGACAGTAAGAAAGAGTCCTTGTTCATCATAGTCATGGTggtttttttctttgtagtgTTGTGGAGCCCAGCCGTGCTCTATTTGATTGTGGCTTGGCTGACGGGGAAATTTATTGTCATTAAAAATGACGCTGTAAACCCAATGACCATCTTATCCAGGAGCAACGCTCTGTGTACTCCGTCCCTCTATCTGTGTGCGAGCCATTCACTCAGGATGGCCGTATGGAAAACTGTGTGGAGCAAAATCTGCTGCTGCAAACAACCCAAAAGGTTAGTTGGACCAATAACAAACTAA
- the LOC119493275 gene encoding uncharacterized protein LOC119493275 has translation MILSVNITLLPLAFDFDSPGDYFIFIFHILAGASTVIVAGSVACGIIGTRALLRQNRFIFMLNTSICDTMTGCGIFYQFLFDVHVGFPSKNGTYYILPSLLGVNIMTFLFAQFDRYFAVCHPFFYGRFITTRVIICINVYSWVHVYGQLLIKHMVPLSKAIEIAIYSRISLLLIIITKIGMTIKLLFVARHQLLREPPGPERDSKKESLFIIVMVVFFFVVLWNPSVLYMVLASLTGTLIVIKNDAVNPMTILSRSNALFTPSLYLCASHSLRMAVWKIVWSKICCCKQPKRLVGPITN, from the coding sequence ATGATCCTCTCGGTCAACATAACGCTCCTTCCTCTGGCTTTTGACTTTGACAGTCCAGGGGactatttcatttttatatttcacatCTTGGCCGGGGCTAGCACCGTGATAGTGGCCGGTTCCGTGGCATGTGGTATTATTGGGACCCGTGCACTTTTAAGACAAAATCGGTTTATATTCATGCTGAACACAAGTATTTGTGATACAATGACCGGCTGTGGTATTTTCTACCAATTTCTCTTTGATGTGCATGTGGGCTTTCCTTCTAAAAATGGGACTTATTACATTTTGCCATCGCTTCTTGGAGTTAATATCATGACGTTTCTATTTGCCCAGTTTGACCGATATTTTGCCGTGTGTCATCCATTCTTTTATGGTCGCTTCATCACCACAAGAGTGATTATATGTATCAACGTGTATAGCTGGGTGCATGTTTACGGTCAGCTGCTTATAAAGCACATGGTGCCTCTTTCTAAAGCCATAGAGATCGCAATATACAGCAGAATCAGTCTGCTGCTGATTATTATCACGAAAATAGGCATGACCATCAAGTTGCTCTTCGTGGCGAGACACCAGCTGCTGCGAGAGCCGCCGGGCCCGGAGAGAGACAGTAAGAAAGAGTCCTTGTTCATCATAGTCATGGTggtttttttctttgtagtgTTGTGGAACCCATCCGTGCTCTATATGGTTCTGGCTTCGCTGACGGGGACATTGATTGTCATTAAAAACGACGCTGTAAACCCAATGACCATCTTATCCAGGAGCAACGCTCTGTTTACTCCGTCCCTCTATCTGTGTGCGAGCCATTCACTCAGGATGGCCGTGTGGAAAATTGTGTGGAGCAAAATCTGCTGCTGCAAACAACCCAAAAGGTTAGTTGGACCAATAACAAACTAA